One region of Halomicrobium sp. LC1Hm genomic DNA includes:
- the cas7b gene encoding type I-B CRISPR-associated protein Cas7/Csh2, whose protein sequence is MSEHSPTVSNRSEIVFAYDAVDANPNGNPLSGANRPRIDPHTDQAIVTDVRLKRYLRDQLQDDGHGVYIRNVKEDDGDQATREDLLEDRLKDIDLDDVDEDDIESAVFGQFLENSADVRYFGATMSIDMDDEKVDHLPDHFTGPVQFSPGKSLHRVMENEEYNSLTSVIATGDDKAQGGFDLDDHRIQYAFIGFHGLVDEHGAEGTLLTDRDVRRLDTLCWRALKNQTISRSKVGQEPRLYLRVEYADESFHLGGLDQDIDLDRAESAPVEEIRNVRDICVDVSALLERLDEASDRIDTVHVVASDVLELSVNGETGDREFLYDALESAVGSDAVRVIDVYEDATATMPEE, encoded by the coding sequence ATGAGTGAACACTCCCCCACCGTTTCGAACAGATCCGAAATCGTCTTCGCGTACGACGCGGTCGACGCGAACCCCAACGGCAATCCGTTGAGCGGCGCGAACCGACCGCGGATCGACCCCCACACCGATCAGGCGATCGTCACCGACGTTCGCCTCAAGCGCTACCTCCGCGATCAGCTACAGGACGACGGTCACGGGGTCTACATTCGCAACGTCAAGGAAGACGACGGCGATCAGGCGACCCGCGAGGACCTCCTCGAAGACCGTCTCAAAGACATCGACCTCGACGACGTGGACGAAGACGACATCGAAAGCGCCGTCTTCGGTCAGTTCCTCGAAAACAGCGCCGACGTTCGCTACTTCGGCGCGACGATGAGCATCGACATGGACGACGAGAAAGTCGACCACCTCCCGGACCACTTCACCGGTCCCGTCCAGTTCTCTCCCGGCAAGTCGCTCCACCGGGTCATGGAAAACGAGGAGTACAACAGCCTCACGAGCGTCATCGCGACCGGCGACGACAAGGCACAGGGCGGGTTCGATCTCGACGACCACCGGATTCAGTACGCGTTCATCGGGTTCCACGGTCTCGTCGACGAACACGGAGCCGAAGGCACGCTCCTGACGGATCGGGACGTGCGGCGGCTGGACACGCTGTGCTGGCGCGCGCTGAAGAATCAGACGATCAGCCGGAGCAAGGTCGGACAGGAGCCCCGGCTCTACCTCAGAGTCGAGTACGCCGACGAGAGCTTCCATCTCGGCGGGCTCGATCAGGACATCGATCTCGACAGGGCGGAATCCGCTCCCGTCGAGGAAATTCGCAACGTTCGGGACATCTGTGTCGACGTATCGGCGCTGCTCGAACGACTCGACGAGGCGTCCGATCGGATCGACACCGTCCACGTCGTCGCCAGCGACGTCCTCGAACTCTCCGTCAACGGTGAGACGGGCGACCGCGAATTCCTCTACGACGCCCTCGAATCGGCTGTCGGGAGTGACGCCGTTCGC